In a genomic window of Amycolatopsis japonica:
- a CDS encoding YciI family protein, translated as MTQYLISLYQPDGPIPPPEFLEPIARKIQALNEEMQAAGVWVFAGGLHPPTTATVLRAKENGEIAMTDGPYVEGKEHLGGFTIVEAPDLDAALDWGRRVTEITHLPVEVRPFQGDEGPTCV; from the coding sequence ATGACCCAGTACCTGATCAGCCTGTATCAGCCCGACGGCCCCATCCCGCCGCCGGAATTCCTCGAACCGATCGCCCGCAAGATCCAGGCGCTGAACGAGGAGATGCAGGCCGCCGGCGTCTGGGTCTTCGCCGGTGGGCTGCACCCGCCGACCACGGCCACCGTGCTGCGGGCCAAGGAGAACGGCGAGATCGCGATGACGGACGGCCCGTACGTCGAGGGCAAGGAGCATCTCGGCGGTTTCACCATCGTCGAGGCACCGGATCTGGACGCCGCGCTCGACTGGGGCCGCCGCGTCACCGAGATCACCCACCTCCCGGTCGAAGTCCGGCCGTTCCAGGGCGACGAAGGTCCTACGTGCGTATGA
- a CDS encoding trypsin-like serine protease gives MRIRSLALALTLMTATAAPAAAVIGGTESATPYDFMVSLQYDSPRPDGHRCGAVLIAPQWAVTAGHCANTPNGATAGVPRGWKVRVGSLDTTAGGEVTDIDKFYRRHLSYNPPGEDIALLHLREPVRAKPIRLAGSSPAVGTPVRILGWGAASTGCDDFADPKCFPGKLREADTEVVPLDRCWDDDGSTLPLCVGRTDPPVGPGTTDSGGPALIRSGDGWALAGTVIGPGIRGADFPDMYTDVAKNSAWIDGIVTGTDVPPDAPGPNVEGTAAVGECNGAVVRAPVSRPEDPALVLTNGHCVPSGRPAPGKALIDRPADLPRPVTIAGRDGYPKASARATRLVYATMTGTDVALYRLDKTYAQLAREGAKVFRLTTSPMRAGDRLLMSYASGRPKCAIEAVAPHLREAGYQQDAAVRYAASDTCVSRPGLSGSALLSPDGNTVMGVNNTHNRDGESCTEGNPCEVGRDGTVTAVKGRGYGQQVHRIAACLTKGSRFDLRRCGGKK, from the coding sequence ATGCGAATCCGATCCCTCGCGCTCGCGCTGACCCTGATGACGGCGACCGCCGCCCCCGCGGCGGCCGTCATCGGCGGCACCGAGTCCGCCACGCCCTACGACTTCATGGTCTCGCTTCAGTACGACTCTCCCCGCCCGGACGGCCATCGGTGCGGGGCAGTGCTGATCGCGCCCCAGTGGGCGGTCACCGCCGGCCATTGCGCCAACACCCCGAACGGCGCGACGGCAGGCGTCCCCCGCGGCTGGAAGGTCCGCGTCGGCTCGCTGGACACCACCGCCGGGGGCGAGGTCACCGACATCGACAAGTTCTACCGGCGCCACCTCTCCTACAACCCGCCCGGCGAGGACATCGCGCTGCTGCACCTGCGCGAACCCGTACGAGCCAAGCCCATCCGGCTCGCCGGGAGCTCCCCTGCCGTCGGAACCCCCGTCCGCATCCTCGGCTGGGGCGCGGCTTCGACCGGCTGCGACGACTTCGCCGACCCGAAGTGCTTCCCGGGCAAGCTGCGTGAAGCGGACACCGAGGTCGTGCCGCTCGACCGTTGCTGGGACGACGACGGGAGCACCCTGCCGCTGTGCGTCGGCCGCACCGATCCGCCGGTCGGGCCGGGAACGACGGATTCGGGAGGGCCCGCCCTGATCCGTTCGGGCGATGGCTGGGCGCTGGCGGGAACGGTCATCGGACCGGGTATCCGGGGCGCCGACTTCCCCGACATGTACACCGACGTCGCGAAGAACTCGGCCTGGATCGACGGCATCGTGACCGGAACCGACGTCCCGCCGGACGCCCCCGGCCCGAACGTGGAGGGCACGGCCGCGGTGGGCGAATGCAACGGCGCCGTGGTTCGTGCCCCCGTCTCGCGTCCCGAAGACCCGGCGCTGGTGCTGACCAACGGCCATTGCGTACCGAGCGGGCGGCCCGCACCGGGGAAGGCACTGATCGACCGGCCCGCCGACCTGCCCCGCCCGGTCACCATCGCCGGCCGGGACGGTTATCCGAAGGCCAGTGCCCGCGCCACCCGTCTGGTCTACGCGACGATGACCGGCACCGACGTCGCGCTGTACCGGCTCGACAAGACCTACGCGCAACTGGCCAGGGAGGGCGCGAAGGTCTTCCGGCTGACCACCAGCCCGATGCGCGCCGGCGACCGGCTGCTCATGTCCTACGCCAGCGGCCGCCCGAAGTGCGCGATCGAGGCGGTGGCGCCGCACCTGCGTGAGGCGGGGTACCAGCAGGACGCCGCGGTCCGCTACGCCGCGAGCGACACCTGCGTGAGCAGGCCCGGCCTCTCCGGCTCGGCGCTTCTGTCTCCCGACGGGAACACGGTCATGGGCGTCAACAACACCCACAACCGGGACGGCGAGAGCTGCACCGAGGGCAACCCGTGCGAGGTCGGCCGGGACGGGACCGTGACCGCGGTGAAGGGCCGCGGCTACGGCCAGCAGGTGCACCGGATCGCGGCCTGTCTGACCAAGGGATCCCGGTTCGACCTGCGACGATGTGGCGGGAAGAAATAA
- a CDS encoding SDR family oxidoreductase, which produces MTNSPAPHANRVAVVTGASSGIGEAAARRLAASGAAVALVARRADRLETLAKEIERDGGTALVLAADVADADAMRAAAAEVEAKLGRADLLFNNAGVMLAAPIDELATGDWQRMIDVNMTGLMNAIGAFVPQLVASAAEKGVADLVNTSSIGAQAVFPSFAVYVASKAYVTHLSKNLRADLGPKGVRVAAIEPGLVETELQGHVTDAGALEWLDGVRETLTWLKPADIAETVAFLTSLPARVNLQQITVMPTAQV; this is translated from the coding sequence ATGACGAACTCCCCGGCACCGCACGCGAACAGGGTCGCCGTCGTCACCGGAGCGTCCAGCGGGATCGGCGAAGCGGCCGCTCGGCGGCTGGCCGCCTCCGGTGCGGCTGTCGCGCTCGTCGCCCGCCGGGCCGACCGGCTGGAAACCCTCGCCAAGGAGATCGAGCGGGACGGCGGCACCGCGCTCGTGCTCGCGGCCGACGTCGCCGACGCCGACGCGATGCGGGCCGCCGCGGCCGAGGTCGAAGCGAAACTGGGCCGCGCGGACCTGCTGTTCAACAACGCCGGCGTGATGCTGGCCGCGCCGATCGACGAACTCGCCACCGGCGACTGGCAGCGCATGATCGACGTCAACATGACGGGTCTGATGAACGCCATCGGCGCCTTCGTCCCGCAACTGGTCGCTTCGGCGGCCGAGAAGGGCGTCGCGGACCTGGTGAACACCTCATCCATCGGCGCGCAGGCCGTCTTCCCATCCTTCGCCGTGTACGTCGCTTCGAAGGCCTACGTGACGCACCTGTCGAAGAACCTTCGCGCCGACCTCGGTCCGAAGGGCGTGCGGGTCGCGGCGATCGAGCCGGGCCTGGTCGAGACCGAACTGCAGGGGCACGTCACCGACGCCGGTGCGCTGGAGTGGCTGGACGGCGTGCGCGAGACGCTGACCTGGCTGAAGCCGGCGGACATCGCCGAGACCGTGGCGTTCCTGACCTCGCTCCCGGCACGGGTGAACCTCCAGCAGATCACCGTGATGCCCACCGCGCAGGTTTGA
- a CDS encoding TetR/AcrR family transcriptional regulator has product MSPYHHGDLRRAVLDAAVAAITEHGPAGISLRDLARRAGVSHAGPVHHFGDKAGVLTALAAEGFDLLADALAAEGDRGFVEVGVAYVRFAIEHRAHFEVMFRPELHREDDEALTTARDRAGALLTSGASSVSDDAMAGVAAWSLMHGFANLWLTGALRAELQEDPDTAARAIARILFP; this is encoded by the coding sequence ATGAGTCCCTACCACCACGGCGACCTCCGCCGGGCCGTGCTCGACGCCGCCGTCGCGGCCATCACCGAACACGGCCCGGCGGGGATCAGCCTCCGCGACCTCGCCCGGCGCGCGGGGGTCTCGCACGCCGGGCCGGTGCACCATTTCGGCGACAAGGCCGGGGTGCTCACCGCGCTGGCCGCCGAGGGGTTCGACCTGCTCGCGGACGCGCTCGCGGCCGAGGGCGACCGAGGCTTCGTCGAGGTCGGAGTGGCGTACGTGCGCTTCGCGATCGAGCATCGCGCGCATTTCGAGGTGATGTTCCGCCCCGAGCTCCATCGTGAGGACGACGAGGCGCTGACCACCGCCCGTGACCGCGCGGGGGCCCTGCTGACCAGTGGCGCGTCGTCGGTCAGCGACGACGCGATGGCGGGGGTCGCCGCGTGGTCGTTGATGCACGGGTTCGCGAATCTGTGGCTCACCGGCGCGTTGCGCGCCGAGCTCCAGGAGGATCCGGACACCGCCGCCCGCGCGATCGCCCGGATCCTGTTCCCGTGA
- a CDS encoding DoxX family protein codes for MVMDPGLVPVLMLIAVTATLSLLGVFGVQWLKPWPVAVRGGVAALFVTTGLAHFIGMREELVAMVPPALPAPELLVTITGVLELAGAAGVLWSRTAPWASAGLTLLLLGMFPANVYKALHGPVASTMDELVPRSLMQVVFLAATVSLVVHYARTPDRPFSQRRP; via the coding sequence ATGGTCATGGATCCCGGTCTCGTACCCGTATTGATGCTGATCGCCGTCACGGCGACGTTGTCCCTGCTGGGCGTCTTCGGCGTCCAGTGGCTCAAACCCTGGCCGGTGGCCGTGCGCGGCGGTGTCGCGGCGCTGTTCGTCACCACCGGTCTCGCGCATTTCATCGGTATGCGCGAGGAACTCGTCGCGATGGTGCCGCCGGCGCTGCCCGCGCCGGAGTTGCTGGTCACCATCACGGGCGTCCTCGAACTCGCGGGCGCCGCGGGCGTGCTGTGGTCGCGCACCGCGCCGTGGGCGTCCGCCGGGCTGACGCTGTTGTTGCTGGGGATGTTCCCGGCGAACGTGTACAAGGCGCTGCACGGTCCGGTGGCCTCGACGATGGACGAACTGGTGCCGCGGAGCCTGATGCAGGTGGTCTTCCTGGCCGCGACGGTTTCGCTGGTGGTGCATTACGCACGTACGCCGGACAGACCCTTTTCCCAAAGGAGACCTTAA
- a CDS encoding HNH endonuclease signature motif containing protein, producing MLDDKDSVALAQAASAGIARLEAVRFRALAQLNRHRDGARSVAQEVAFALSVTDNHAGAMVAAADALTTRLPRTLNLMDEGKLAGFSAMKVATATAWLSDEDARAVDAVLEDRIGDKNPDQVRKAANHAANTIDPEGAGKRAERHREGRRLTLRQGETGVASIEVEDGPVEKVAAAYQRIDREARALRTGGETRTLDQLRADVALDLLLGGQGGTSERSEVFLYMDLFTYLGLNDDPAELAGHGTIPASLARHIAAGQNTVLRRIITDPLSGQVLDLGRDRYRPTAGLAEFVRVRDRECRRPGCHRPAQACDIDHSVPWQHGGHTTDTDLIDLCRRDHRLKDEPGWTYHLSTDGTLTITTPTGQRYDSTPPPLHGPRPAADEPPPF from the coding sequence ATGTTGGACGACAAGGATTCCGTGGCGTTGGCGCAAGCCGCGTCGGCCGGGATCGCACGCCTGGAAGCGGTCCGGTTCCGGGCGCTCGCGCAGCTGAACCGGCATCGTGACGGCGCACGGAGTGTGGCGCAGGAGGTCGCGTTCGCATTGTCTGTCACGGACAATCATGCGGGCGCCATGGTCGCCGCCGCGGACGCGCTGACCACCCGCCTTCCCCGCACGTTGAATCTGATGGACGAGGGGAAACTCGCCGGGTTCAGCGCAATGAAGGTCGCTACGGCCACCGCCTGGCTCTCCGACGAAGATGCCCGTGCGGTCGACGCCGTGCTGGAAGACAGGATCGGGGACAAGAACCCGGATCAGGTCCGGAAGGCGGCCAACCATGCGGCGAACACGATCGATCCCGAGGGCGCCGGTAAACGGGCCGAGCGGCATCGTGAAGGTCGTCGTCTCACGTTGCGGCAGGGTGAGACCGGGGTCGCCTCCATCGAGGTCGAGGATGGGCCGGTCGAGAAGGTCGCCGCTGCTTATCAGCGGATCGACCGCGAAGCGCGAGCCCTCAGAACCGGTGGTGAAACCCGCACTCTCGACCAGCTCCGCGCCGATGTCGCGCTCGATCTTTTGCTCGGCGGCCAAGGCGGCACGAGCGAACGCAGCGAAGTGTTCCTCTATATGGATTTGTTCACCTATCTCGGCCTGAATGACGATCCGGCGGAACTGGCCGGGCATGGCACGATCCCCGCCTCGCTGGCCAGGCATATCGCCGCCGGTCAGAACACTGTGTTACGGCGGATCATCACCGACCCGCTCTCCGGGCAGGTGCTTGACCTCGGCCGCGACCGCTACCGGCCGACAGCTGGTCTGGCCGAGTTCGTGCGAGTGCGGGACCGCGAGTGCCGAAGACCCGGCTGTCACCGACCCGCTCAAGCCTGCGACATCGACCATTCGGTGCCGTGGCAGCACGGCGGGCACACCACCGACACCGACCTCATCGACCTCTGCCGCCGCGATCACCGGTTGAAAGACGAACCCGGCTGGACCTACCACCTCTCCACTGACGGCACCCTCACCATCACCACACCCACCGGGCAGCGCTACGACAGCACACCACCGCCCCTTCACGGACCCCGCCCAGCAGCCGACGAGCCACCACCGTTCTGA
- a CDS encoding DUF4394 domain-containing protein, with translation MRARLTKVLTVVALATTLVVGTANSAQAAGPRAFAISSDGKLMATFYTDTPQVLDWVRLVQGLTCGETRLIGLDFRVQNGLLYGVGEKGCIYTIKFPPAAPDVIVTKVSQLSVPLYGKDFGVDFNPAADRLRVISDYGQNLRHNLGDHVTIEDTILTTPPAGGPTRGVTAAAYTNNDLNPDTATTLFDIGTATDQVLVQAPANNGFLSPTGALGVDTGPIAGFDIYSDLTNGKTTSVSGFAVLNPAAGPSAFTVSIC, from the coding sequence ATGAGGGCACGACTCACGAAGGTCTTGACCGTGGTGGCGCTCGCGACGACGCTTGTCGTCGGGACCGCGAACTCGGCGCAGGCCGCCGGGCCGCGGGCGTTCGCGATCTCGTCGGACGGCAAGCTGATGGCCACCTTCTACACCGACACACCCCAGGTCCTCGACTGGGTCCGGCTCGTTCAGGGCCTCACCTGCGGGGAAACGCGCCTGATCGGGCTCGACTTCCGCGTCCAGAACGGTTTGCTGTACGGCGTGGGTGAGAAAGGCTGTATCTACACGATCAAATTCCCGCCCGCGGCACCCGACGTCATCGTCACGAAGGTCTCGCAACTGAGCGTTCCGTTGTACGGCAAGGACTTCGGCGTAGACTTCAATCCGGCCGCCGACCGGCTCCGGGTGATCAGCGACTACGGCCAGAACCTGCGGCACAATCTCGGCGACCACGTCACGATCGAAGACACCATCCTGACCACTCCGCCGGCGGGCGGGCCGACCAGGGGTGTCACGGCGGCCGCCTACACGAACAACGATCTCAACCCCGACACCGCGACCACGTTGTTCGACATCGGCACGGCCACCGACCAGGTACTCGTCCAAGCGCCCGCCAACAACGGATTCCTCAGCCCGACCGGCGCGCTCGGCGTCGACACCGGCCCGATCGCGGGCTTCGACATCTACAGCGATCTGACCAACGGCAAGACGACGTCGGTGAGCGGTTTCGCCGTGCTCAACCCTGCCGCCGGTCCGTCGGCTTTTACAGTGTCAATCTGCTGA
- a CDS encoding AfsR/SARP family transcriptional regulator, whose protein sequence is MAVRIQVLGSLRVWLAGAEVDLGPPGRRAVLGLLVLAGGEAMSKQELVDALWGDRPPRSAVNVLQTHVKHLRRLLEPGRPSRSGSDILPHVGGGYAVRWDAVEIDLPHVRGLVAEANDAQRDGETGRAASLFGEAVRRWHGRPLADVPLLATHPKVLALLAERRALLARYGDAMLAIGAADEVLTELVEAAADQPLDEPAQARLLRAYHRAGQRATAFRLYQDVRERLLEELGVEPGPELVAAHTALLEDGEPLPSPRPATRVPRQLPAEPPGFTGRATELSILDELAPRPGGSGGAVALAAVTGTAGAGKTALAVHWAHRVKDRFPDGQFYANLRGHSGGAPATALEVLTRFLAALEIPAERLPADTETASALYRTLMTDRKALVVLDNAVDVEQVRPLLPAGPGCLVLVTARDRMAGLVAFHGARRITLGVLDPGEALELLARLLGAERVRAEHEAAVEVTGLCAYLPLALRIAAANLADDPGNGIEDYAIELRKGNPLAALAVPGDEQIAVRTAFDLSYAALPAETRRLFRLLSLVPGNDIGVEAVEILTGSDQAGRMLDMLAGAHLVEQHAPDRYHFHDLLRRYAADRLQESPAEIGSARRRLHEWYLRGVDAAAKLLYPHMFRIPLAVPDGPVPAAPAEWLETELGSLAAVAGDAARTGPLSVAWLLSDALRGYFWMSSRQVEWRATAEAASSAAEEDGDLRARASARFSLADLGFRQGRYRKAVRDYTGALVLARRAGWVEAQAAVLGNLGCVYWQSGRLPAAAARFSRGLELSRRAGTPAGEAVALGNLGLVQWEMGDLAGAAGHYVQALRRYRGIGSRYGEAINLANLGQTQHARGRVTEAAGLLAKGLALHRDAGNRAGEAETLGRLASVYCDLGRRSDALDHAREGLRLARETGEPRGEGEALVALARVHQRSGHRQEAVRRYRQALVLLRETGDRYPEVDALIGLAGVTGDLGQARQALALADQAGYHALRRQASAAVESIRRA, encoded by the coding sequence GTGGCTGTGCGGATCCAGGTGCTGGGCTCGCTGCGCGTGTGGCTGGCCGGGGCGGAGGTCGACCTGGGACCACCGGGCCGCCGCGCCGTCCTGGGATTGCTCGTGCTCGCCGGCGGCGAGGCGATGTCCAAGCAGGAACTGGTGGACGCGCTGTGGGGTGACCGGCCGCCGCGCAGCGCGGTGAACGTCCTCCAGACACACGTCAAACATCTGCGGCGGCTGCTGGAACCCGGCCGCCCGTCGCGATCCGGGAGCGACATCCTGCCGCATGTCGGCGGCGGTTACGCGGTGCGCTGGGACGCCGTCGAAATCGACCTGCCCCACGTCCGCGGGCTCGTCGCCGAAGCGAACGACGCCCAGCGCGACGGCGAGACCGGCCGTGCCGCGTCTCTGTTCGGCGAGGCCGTGCGCCGGTGGCATGGCAGGCCGCTGGCCGATGTCCCTTTGCTCGCAACGCATCCGAAGGTCCTGGCCCTGCTCGCGGAACGCCGTGCGCTGCTCGCCCGCTACGGCGACGCGATGCTCGCGATCGGCGCCGCCGACGAAGTGCTGACCGAACTGGTCGAAGCCGCCGCGGATCAGCCGCTGGACGAACCCGCGCAGGCGCGGTTGCTCCGCGCGTACCACCGCGCGGGCCAGCGGGCGACGGCTTTCCGGCTCTACCAGGACGTTCGTGAGCGGCTGCTCGAAGAACTGGGCGTCGAACCCGGGCCGGAACTCGTCGCGGCGCACACCGCGCTGCTCGAAGACGGCGAACCGCTCCCGAGCCCGCGTCCCGCCACCCGGGTCCCCCGGCAGTTGCCTGCCGAACCACCCGGCTTCACCGGCCGGGCGACCGAACTATCCATTTTGGACGAATTGGCGCCGCGTCCCGGCGGCTCCGGTGGCGCGGTGGCGCTCGCGGCCGTCACGGGAACGGCGGGCGCCGGGAAGACCGCGCTGGCCGTGCACTGGGCGCATCGGGTGAAGGACCGGTTCCCGGACGGGCAGTTCTACGCGAACCTGCGCGGCCATTCCGGCGGCGCCCCCGCGACCGCACTCGAAGTGCTCACCCGGTTCCTGGCCGCGCTGGAGATCCCCGCCGAACGGCTTCCCGCGGACACGGAGACCGCGTCCGCGCTGTACCGGACGCTGATGACCGACCGGAAGGCGTTGGTGGTGCTGGACAACGCCGTCGACGTCGAGCAGGTCCGGCCGCTGCTGCCCGCCGGCCCCGGCTGTCTGGTGCTGGTCACCGCCCGGGACCGGATGGCCGGGCTGGTCGCCTTCCACGGTGCCCGGCGGATCACCTTGGGCGTACTCGATCCCGGTGAAGCGCTGGAACTGCTCGCGCGGCTGCTCGGCGCCGAGCGGGTCCGGGCCGAACACGAAGCGGCCGTCGAGGTGACTGGGCTGTGCGCGTATCTCCCGCTGGCGCTGAGGATCGCCGCGGCCAATCTCGCCGACGATCCCGGGAACGGCATCGAGGACTACGCCATCGAGCTGCGCAAGGGCAATCCGCTCGCCGCCCTCGCCGTGCCCGGCGACGAGCAGATCGCCGTCCGGACCGCGTTCGACCTTTCGTACGCGGCCTTGCCCGCGGAAACGCGCCGTCTGTTCCGGCTGCTGAGCCTGGTGCCGGGCAACGACATCGGCGTCGAAGCGGTCGAGATCCTCACCGGTTCGGACCAGGCGGGGCGGATGCTGGACATGCTCGCGGGTGCGCATCTCGTCGAGCAGCACGCGCCGGATCGCTATCACTTCCATGACCTGCTCCGCCGTTATGCCGCCGATCGCCTGCAGGAATCCCCGGCGGAGATCGGATCCGCCCGGCGACGCCTGCACGAGTGGTACCTGCGTGGCGTCGACGCCGCGGCGAAACTGTTGTACCCGCACATGTTCCGGATCCCGCTGGCCGTGCCCGACGGCCCGGTTCCCGCCGCACCGGCGGAGTGGCTGGAAACCGAGCTGGGAAGTCTTGCCGCCGTCGCCGGAGACGCGGCGCGGACCGGACCGCTTTCGGTCGCCTGGCTGCTGTCCGACGCCCTGCGCGGCTACTTCTGGATGTCGTCGCGCCAGGTGGAATGGCGGGCGACCGCCGAGGCTGCGTCGTCCGCCGCCGAGGAGGACGGCGATCTCCGCGCCCGCGCGTCCGCCCGGTTCAGCCTGGCGGACCTGGGTTTCCGCCAGGGGCGCTATCGAAAGGCCGTCCGGGACTACACCGGCGCGCTCGTGCTCGCCCGGCGGGCGGGCTGGGTGGAGGCGCAGGCCGCGGTGCTGGGCAATCTCGGTTGCGTGTACTGGCAATCCGGACGGCTCCCGGCGGCCGCGGCACGGTTTTCCCGAGGGTTGGAGCTGAGCAGACGCGCCGGAACTCCCGCCGGGGAGGCCGTCGCGCTGGGCAATCTGGGGCTGGTGCAGTGGGAGATGGGTGATCTGGCCGGGGCCGCGGGGCATTACGTCCAGGCGCTGCGCCGGTATCGCGGCATCGGCTCGCGCTACGGGGAGGCGATCAACCTGGCCAACCTCGGGCAGACGCAGCACGCCCGAGGCCGGGTCACGGAGGCCGCCGGACTGCTCGCCAAGGGTCTCGCGCTGCATCGCGATGCTGGGAATCGCGCCGGGGAGGCGGAAACTCTCGGCAGGCTCGCCTCGGTGTACTGCGATCTCGGCCGTCGCTCGGACGCGCTCGACCACGCGCGCGAAGGACTCCGGCTAGCGCGAGAGACCGGCGAACCACGCGGTGAGGGCGAGGCGCTCGTCGCACTCGCGCGCGTGCACCAGCGCTCGGGGCACCGGCAGGAAGCCGTCCGCCGGTACCGGCAGGCTTTGGTGCTGTTACGGGAAACCGGCGACCGGTATCCGGAGGTCGACGCGCTCATCGGGCTCGCCGGCGTCACCGGCGACCTCGGGCAGGCCCGTCAGGCGCTCGCCCTCGCCGACCAGGCGGGCTATCACGCGTTGCGAAGACAGGCGTCGGCCGCGGTGGAATCGATCCGCCGGGCCTAG